The following DNA comes from Rhinolophus sinicus isolate RSC01 linkage group LG06, ASM3656204v1, whole genome shotgun sequence.
ATTAACAAatgtgttttaatcatttttataccTGTCTCAAAATGTGCTAGAAAAATATAACTACAATATTAAATCTATCACTTCAGAGATATTAGTGCTAAGTTCAAAGCTAGAATGGaaatgcttgctttttttttttctttcttttttttttttcagattgaatACACTATAGATGCAGGGCTTATCCAGTACGGCACATAGGAAAATCAGAAACTTCAAAAATCAACACATATGAGTTGAAGTTTCAGAGATACTCTTCTAGAgaatataaaagttatttattgCATTGGAGGGCTTGTTGGCGACTTTTGCAAAgcagcaaaattattttctatcattataaaaaaaatcattgaacaatatttaaaattcataaaagcaTAGTGGAATGACATTACAATTTAGAAAATCAAATGGGTAGTGGAATGAGAATATCATTTTGATGTGTGAATTATAAAGAAGAGAGGTAAATCAAAgtgtattaaatgagttaataatggTTTTCTTTAGAGATGGGACTGAAGTTGCAGGGTCAAGTGGCAGAGagctatattatttcattattattcctTCAAAAATTTGATATGTTTGACCAATTAGatgtatttcaaatgaaaaacattaaaaaaaaatcaggattccCATTCTAGGCCAAACATTTCTAATGATATTTTGTTGACAGAACCGTAAAAGGATTGTATGTATCTTGCAATGATAACCAGTAtgtaacaccaaaaaaacaaaatggctaCTGTATACATTAGGCTGTAATGTTCTATGTTTAGTAATGGAAGTGGGTCTTCTTGTAGATGATTGCATCTAAAAACCTTGGATTTGGGTTACACATAATGGCTTTGCGTAACTAAAAATTACCAGATGACATCTCCGGAAACCTAATGACTCTTCTGATGGTTCTTCCCATAGTGATTTTTCCTTAGTGGCCCAGATGGACCAACAGAACCTAACAGTGGTAAAAGAATTTATTCTCATGGGGATCACAGACCGCCCTGAGCTGCAGGCTCCATTATTCGGGCTCTTCCTCGTCATCTATGTGAGCTCAGTGGTGGGCAACGTGGGCATGATCGTCCTCACCACGATGGACGCCAGGCTACAAACACCCATGTACTTCTTTCTCAGACACCTGGCCTTCATTGACCTTGGTTATTCAACAGCTGTGGGACCGAAAATGTTGGTAAATTTTGTAACTAATAAAAACAGTATCCCCTTTAATTGGTGTGCTGCACAGCTGGCTTTCTTCATCTTGTTCATCATTAGtgaacttttcattttgtcaGCCATGGCCTATGACCGCTACGTGGCCATCTGTAACCCTCTGCTCTACACAGTCGTCATGTCACCAAGACTATGCTGGGTGCTGGTAGCGGTCCCCTATCTCTACAGtgcctttctttctctgataaccaccataaagatttttatttcatccttCTGTGGCTATAATGTCATCAGTCATTTCTACTGCGACAGTCTTCCTTTGTTAACTTTGCTGTGCTCAAGCACACGTGAAATTGAGTTGATAATCCTGATCTTTTCAGCGTTTAATTTGGTTTCATCTCTTCTGGTGGTCCTTGTGTCTTACATACTGATCCTTCTGGCCATCTTC
Coding sequences within:
- the LOC109439440 gene encoding olfactory receptor 8K3; protein product: MDQQNLTVVKEFILMGITDRPELQAPLFGLFLVIYVSSVVGNVGMIVLTTMDARLQTPMYFFLRHLAFIDLGYSTAVGPKMLVNFVTNKNSIPFNWCAAQLAFFILFIISELFILSAMAYDRYVAICNPLLYTVVMSPRLCWVLVAVPYLYSAFLSLITTIKIFISSFCGYNVISHFYCDSLPLLTLLCSSTREIELIILIFSAFNLVSSLLVVLVSYILILLAIFRMNSAEGRRKAFSTCGSHLTVVVVLYSTLTFMYVQPKSSHSFDTDQMASVFYTLIIPMLNPMIYSLRNKEVKGALRRLWKNLSKLHR